The Arcobacter sp. LA11 genome includes a region encoding these proteins:
- a CDS encoding P-loop NTPase fold protein, translated as MSKSINLDLNLIADEAISDLEHDSLDFNAYSEVITEAILKTPTPFTVGIFSEAGKGKTSLMKFIQKQIALTKNDDEKIISLFFNAWKFENDEHPLLDLCSAVERTIQKNRNNFDEDVVVNILDYIKYLKYAVANIKIQLDTIKTNETTDNIDENLEKHLLNQSTFFQIFELLKGLEKILNEENFKIVIFIDDLDKCLPKNAVKLLESINLVLDLKGLSFVLAADREILENFLEDRRKSKFDENSEQSGKTYLDKMVQLPFYLPSYNGKISNLIDNIYAKTNTSDTLEDSIKNVILSISSLDNITPRFIIRLINRIKVSSKIFMKINPNTTLKHDVIYSLFAISCTLEELYNDIYQVLVKNDPVVKYLIKTIQHETYIKEDSSLHLNINKTQKEQLLQVLENDYDALRMIFSTEQGKYWLEHRKFRVETFEFLHSNSFEEVSTSTPVYKTDFEDTIVLIDDKDVNEKEFIKIPNQNFEMSKYVITNKWFNEFIDSNGYTETKFWTDMASKIWLMNNKVSSLDEKYEEMLEKEKNYYKKKYKQNLLKENFNKDLQPVVYVTYYEAKAFCNYLSSIDDEYNYDIPSKEQWDYVARAGEEERLFPWGNTWNKNYCNNSSNQLHKTSEIGAFPQGNSKFGISDMVGNVWSWTSSLEKNEYNYLKGGSWNFADSSYFKVSNNKMTFFNNPSFQYYDIGFFCIRTKK; from the coding sequence ATGTCAAAAAGTATTAACTTAGACTTAAATTTGATTGCAGATGAAGCTATATCTGATTTAGAACATGATAGCTTAGATTTTAACGCTTATTCAGAAGTAATAACAGAAGCTATTCTAAAAACTCCTACTCCATTTACTGTTGGTATTTTCTCTGAAGCAGGGAAAGGTAAAACTTCATTAATGAAGTTTATTCAAAAACAAATTGCCTTGACAAAAAATGATGATGAAAAAATTATAAGTCTGTTTTTTAATGCATGGAAATTTGAAAATGATGAACATCCTTTATTAGATTTATGCAGTGCAGTAGAAAGAACTATTCAAAAAAACAGAAACAACTTTGATGAAGATGTAGTAGTAAATATTCTTGATTATATCAAATACTTAAAATATGCAGTTGCAAATATAAAAATTCAATTAGATACTATTAAAACCAATGAAACAACAGATAATATAGATGAGAACCTTGAAAAACATCTATTAAATCAAAGTACTTTTTTTCAAATATTTGAATTGCTAAAAGGTCTAGAGAAAATTTTAAATGAAGAAAACTTTAAAATTGTAATATTTATTGATGATTTAGATAAATGTTTACCAAAAAATGCAGTTAAACTATTAGAAAGTATTAATCTAGTACTTGATTTAAAAGGTCTTTCATTTGTATTAGCAGCAGATAGAGAGATACTAGAAAACTTTCTTGAAGATAGAAGAAAAAGTAAATTTGATGAAAATAGCGAACAATCAGGAAAAACTTACCTAGACAAGATGGTACAGTTGCCATTTTATCTTCCTTCTTACAATGGAAAGATATCTAATCTAATTGATAATATCTATGCTAAAACCAACACTAGTGATACATTAGAAGACTCAATTAAAAATGTTATTCTTTCAATTTCATCACTTGATAATATAACACCTAGATTTATTATAAGATTAATAAACAGAATAAAAGTTAGTTCTAAAATTTTTATGAAAATAAATCCAAATACTACACTAAAACATGATGTAATATACTCTTTATTTGCTATTTCTTGTACTCTTGAAGAGCTTTATAACGATATTTATCAAGTATTAGTTAAAAATGACCCTGTAGTTAAATATCTTATAAAAACAATACAACATGAAACATATATAAAAGAAGACTCTAGTCTTCATTTAAATATTAATAAAACACAAAAAGAACAGTTATTGCAGGTTTTAGAAAACGACTATGATGCATTAAGAATGATTTTTAGTACAGAGCAGGGTAAATATTGGTTAGAACATAGAAAGTTTAGAGTTGAAACATTTGAATTTCTACATTCAAACTCATTTGAAGAAGTATCAACAAGTACTCCTGTATATAAAACAGATTTTGAAGATACAATTGTTTTAATTGATGATAAAGATGTAAATGAAAAAGAATTTATAAAAATACCAAATCAGAATTTTGAAATGAGTAAATATGTTATAACTAATAAATGGTTCAATGAATTTATTGATTCAAATGGATATACTGAAACAAAATTTTGGACAGATATGGCATCTAAGATCTGGCTAATGAACAATAAAGTAAGCTCATTAGATGAAAAATATGAAGAAATGTTAGAAAAAGAAAAAAACTATTATAAGAAAAAATACAAACAAAACCTACTAAAAGAAAATTTCAATAAAGATTTACAACCTGTTGTTTATGTTACATATTATGAAGCAAAAGCCTTTTGTAACTATTTATCAAGCATTGATGATGAATATAATTATGACATTCCCTCAAAAGAACAATGGGACTATGTAGCAAGAGCAGGGGAAGAGGAAAGATTATTTCCATGGGGAAATACATGGAATAAAAACTATTGTAATAACTCATCTAATCAACTTCATAAAACTTCAGAAATAGGGGCTTTCCCACAAGGAAACTCTAAATTTGGTATAAGTGATATGGTTGGAAATGTTTGGTCTTGGACATCAAGTTTAGAGAAAAATGAATATAACTACTTAAAAGGTGGTTCATGGAACTTTGCTGATTCTTCATACTTTAAAGTATCAAATAATAAAATGACCTTTTTCAACAATCCAAGCTTTCAATACTATGATATTGGATTCTTTTGTATTAGAACAAAAAAATAA
- a CDS encoding M23 family metallopeptidase, with amino-acid sequence MITFCILGAYIIYLNINIYNLKDTIKTKDELYKIQINNRINEINLLNDQLVDLQQILNIGLDLSKKDNIYLNTKLGEKDKEYILNSIPSGSPLERTFITSKYGYRIHPLTKKRRLHTGVDFKAKIGTHIYSPADGVVIKARNFDPGGYGKMITIAHNFGFKTLYGHMSDIYVKEGQIIQKGTLLGLTGNTGQSSGPHLHYEVKFAEKFVEPINFVYWNNKTFNTIFTKDLSLDWEKLILLVKERKND; translated from the coding sequence TTGATAACATTTTGTATTCTTGGGGCATATATTATATACTTAAATATAAATATTTATAATTTAAAAGATACAATTAAAACAAAAGATGAACTTTATAAAATACAAATTAATAATAGAATTAATGAAATAAATCTTTTAAACGATCAATTAGTTGATTTACAGCAAATACTTAATATAGGACTTGATCTTTCAAAAAAAGATAATATTTATTTAAATACAAAACTAGGAGAAAAAGATAAAGAGTATATATTGAACTCTATTCCTAGTGGTTCTCCATTAGAAAGAACTTTTATTACTTCAAAATATGGTTATAGGATACATCCTCTTACTAAAAAAAGAAGACTTCATACAGGAGTAGACTTTAAAGCAAAAATAGGAACACATATATATTCTCCAGCAGATGGAGTAGTTATAAAAGCTAGAAACTTTGATCCAGGAGGATATGGTAAAATGATAACAATCGCACATAACTTTGGATTTAAAACACTTTATGGTCATATGAGTGATATATATGTAAAAGAAGGACAGATAATACAAAAAGGAACTCTCTTAGGTTTAACTGGTAATACAGGGCAGAGTAGTGGACCACATTTACATTATGAGGTAAAATTTGCAGAAAAATTTGTAGAACCCATAAATTTTGTTTATTGGAATAATAAAACATTTAATACTATTTTTACAAAAGATTTAAGCTTAGATTGGGAAAAATTAATTCTATTAGTAAAAGAAAGAAAAAATGATTAA
- the cheB gene encoding chemotaxis-specific protein-glutamate methyltransferase CheB, translating into MYTVLVIDDSPSMRRIIKDMINSIDEFEVISEAIDAYDAREKIKEYEPDLVTIDINMPKMDGVTFLRNLMRLHPMPAVVISGESVRGNDIFDDGAVGFIPKPETGEPMSSFSERIKENLLNLTFLLKRYTLKKPKATKKVISKKAIEVERKVHPDEVIPLEASMLNGKKLIVIGSSTGGVESLLKVFKGLTNNLPPILITQHIPYGFSKSFADRLNDNSSLTVHEAQDGMILEKGHAYLAPGNMHLTIEKASGKDYKTKLLDTVKVSHHRPSVDVLFRSVNNTVGGAAMAVMMTGMGDDGSIAMKELHDNGAYTVAQNEESCVVFGMPAKAIKKGAVKDIIHLNDISKYIIEFSNNKRR; encoded by the coding sequence ATGTATACGGTTTTAGTAATAGATGATTCTCCTTCAATGAGAAGAATTATTAAAGATATGATTAATAGTATTGATGAGTTTGAAGTTATTTCTGAAGCTATAGATGCATATGATGCTAGAGAAAAAATAAAAGAATATGAGCCTGATTTAGTTACGATAGATATAAATATGCCAAAAATGGATGGTGTAACATTTTTAAGAAATCTTATGCGATTACATCCTATGCCAGCAGTTGTTATTTCTGGTGAAAGTGTAAGAGGTAATGATATTTTTGATGATGGTGCTGTTGGTTTTATTCCTAAACCTGAGACAGGTGAACCTATGAGCTCTTTTTCTGAAAGAATAAAAGAGAATTTACTTAATCTTACCTTTTTACTTAAAAGATATACTTTAAAAAAACCAAAAGCAACAAAAAAAGTCATTTCTAAAAAGGCAATAGAGGTCGAAAGAAAGGTTCATCCAGATGAAGTGATTCCTTTAGAAGCTTCGATGCTAAATGGTAAGAAACTTATTGTAATAGGTTCATCAACTGGTGGTGTTGAATCACTCTTAAAGGTCTTTAAGGGTTTAACAAATAACCTTCCTCCTATATTAATTACTCAGCATATACCTTATGGTTTTTCAAAATCATTTGCAGATAGATTAAATGATAATTCATCACTTACAGTACATGAAGCACAAGATGGAATGATATTAGAAAAAGGACATGCGTATTTAGCTCCAGGTAATATGCATTTAACTATAGAAAAAGCTAGTGGGAAAGATTATAAAACAAAATTGCTAGATACTGTTAAAGTTAGTCACCATAGACCAAGTGTTGATGTTTTATTTAGATCAGTAAACAATACTGTTGGTGGTGCAGCAATGGCTGTAATGATGACAGGTATGGGAGATGATGGAAGTATTGCAATGAAAGAATTACATGACAATGGTGCATATACTGTTGCTCAAAATGAAGAGAGCTGTGTGGTTTTTGGAATGCCTGCAAAAGCAATTAAAAAAGGTGCAGTTAAAGATATCATACATTTAAATGATATTTCTAAGTATATAATAGAGTTTTCAAACAATAAAAGAAGATAA
- a CDS encoding chemotaxis protein CheD, which translates to MIVIGHKDGGIEKASISRFTQKTKGYNTHTIIGGEFAVGKDIDNIAFKTLLGSCVAIMFYDNVKKVKGMNHFLLPSTSSTNDDMKYGLYSVEAMLNEMYKLGCSKENMSAKISGGADIMQLNNLSSNSIGHRNVEFAKDFCKSEGFKLVSEHTRGEHGRLILLADTFETFIKVTQKSETDNKILNEEKALQTEITKAPVIKEYVGGVDLFGDDTPAAEPEMEIELF; encoded by the coding sequence TTGATTGTAATTGGACATAAAGATGGTGGAATAGAAAAGGCTTCTATTTCAAGATTTACGCAAAAAACAAAAGGTTATAATACTCACACTATCATTGGTGGAGAGTTCGCTGTTGGTAAAGATATAGATAATATAGCTTTTAAAACACTATTAGGTTCTTGTGTTGCTATTATGTTTTATGATAATGTTAAAAAAGTTAAAGGAATGAATCATTTTTTATTACCTTCAACAAGTAGTACAAATGATGATATGAAATATGGTTTATACTCTGTAGAAGCAATGTTAAATGAAATGTATAAACTTGGATGTAGTAAAGAAAATATGAGTGCAAAAATTTCAGGTGGTGCAGACATTATGCAACTAAATAATCTTTCTTCAAATTCAATTGGACATAGAAATGTTGAGTTTGCAAAAGACTTTTGTAAATCAGAAGGTTTTAAATTAGTAAGTGAACACACAAGAGGTGAGCATGGTCGACTTATTCTTTTAGCTGATACTTTTGAAACATTTATAAAAGTTACTCAGAAGAGTGAAACAGATAATAAAATTCTTAATGAAGAAAAAGCATTACAAACAGAAATTACAAAAGCACCAGTTATCAAAGAGTATGTTGGTGGTGTTGACTTATTTGGTGATGATACTCCTGCAGCAGAGCCAGAGATGGAAATTGAATTATTTTAA
- a CDS encoding protein-glutamate O-methyltransferase CheR: MLDNNALHEKVKSLLYSLTGITLAENKDIMISNRLHKLKRDTKYSGDIDELLVAIENGTHTMEFINSFTTNKTHFFREDFHFTDLKDRVLPEFAKSGQDIKMYCSASSTGEEPYSMAMTVLEASEEQSKRINASILATDIDTNVLQYAANGVYRYSKSSKEFPDWIKPQKYFKKRVKKTLASEEILIKVKPELQKMVTYQVNNLNDSSYPFESNYFDVIFCRNVLIYFSAEDQNKILRKLFSHLKMGGTLYIGHSENPHDLINYVQRVGQNIFIKIKELH, encoded by the coding sequence ATGCTAGATAATAATGCTTTACATGAAAAAGTAAAATCTCTTCTTTATTCTTTGACAGGTATTACACTTGCAGAGAATAAAGATATTATGATTTCAAATAGACTTCATAAACTTAAACGTGATACTAAATATAGTGGTGATATAGATGAACTTCTTGTTGCTATTGAGAATGGTACACATACAATGGAGTTTATTAATTCTTTTACTACTAATAAAACACATTTTTTTAGAGAAGATTTTCATTTTACAGATTTAAAAGATAGAGTTTTACCAGAATTTGCTAAATCTGGGCAAGATATAAAAATGTATTGTTCTGCTTCTTCTACAGGAGAAGAACCTTATTCTATGGCAATGACAGTTTTAGAAGCGAGTGAAGAACAAAGCAAGAGAATAAATGCTTCAATTTTAGCCACGGATATAGATACAAATGTATTACAATATGCTGCTAATGGAGTATATAGATATTCAAAGTCATCAAAAGAATTTCCTGATTGGATAAAACCACAAAAATATTTTAAAAAAAGAGTTAAAAAGACACTAGCTAGTGAAGAAATACTAATAAAAGTTAAGCCAGAATTGCAAAAAATGGTTACTTATCAAGTAAATAATTTAAATGATAGTTCTTATCCTTTTGAAAGTAATTATTTTGACGTTATTTTTTGTCGAAACGTATTAATTTATTTTTCTGCAGAAGATCAAAATAAAATACTGAGAAAACTTTTTTCACATTTAAAAATGGGTGGTACTTTATATATAGGACATTCTGAAAATCCTCATGATTTAATAAATTATGTACAAAGAGTAGGGCAAAATATTTTTATTAAAATAAAGGAATTACATTGA
- a CDS encoding chemotaxis protein CheA, with the protein MSGFDISKYREMFVEEAEELFESADNVLLEAENNGSLTDDEMGQLFRDVHTLKGSGASVELTLFAEFTHDVENMMDKLRNHEIEFIPEMAGTLIDGLDVMKELLDLEVSEELTRETFTEMTTELLVVIRAYISGETPVEVEETIPTVEVAEESSEDNSSDDNFSDNFGLYDSEIDNDKFNVSYGFFNDDEIGKDNDHYGFFDDALDKKSETAVTPVIEHEESEDFGFFDDMPEITPDAEIKANNEDQEKEINTPTQKVVEAPAETAPKAVNAAPKEPAKPASKRPARAEKDTNKKSAASNNIRVNLDKIDLLMNNVGDLVITNAMLTQFSTSIEETKTRNAVLERLELLERHIRDMQDSIMSIRMVPMESIYSKFPKVVRDISKKLDKKVEFKHFGDNVEIDKAMIEGLTDPLMHIIRNSLDHGLETPDIRTASGKDEVGSIIISAEQANGQMIITIEDDGKGIDATKVALKALDQGQIDENQYNTMSDNEKAMLVFGAGVSTADQVTDISGRGVGMDVVKTNIQKLGGAIKLDTTLGEGTIITIMLPLTLAILDGLDIAVGDQKYILPLSAIVESLQPTSDMIKKIGDGSQDLLMLREEFIPVVRIHQLFGVEPTFDNLEDGMLIVVKSGTTKVAISIDEFLNQHQVVVKPLDKNFRSVEGIGAATVRGDGSIGLILDVLGIINAQIKIEKTMTTSQIAS; encoded by the coding sequence ATGTCTGGTTTTGATATTTCTAAATATAGAGAGATGTTCGTTGAAGAAGCTGAAGAGCTTTTTGAATCCGCAGATAATGTTTTATTGGAAGCTGAAAATAATGGATCATTAACTGATGATGAAATGGGTCAGCTTTTCCGTGATGTTCATACTTTAAAAGGTAGTGGAGCATCAGTTGAATTAACTTTATTTGCAGAGTTTACACATGATGTTGAAAACATGATGGATAAACTTAGAAATCATGAGATTGAATTTATACCAGAAATGGCAGGAACATTAATTGATGGTTTAGATGTTATGAAAGAACTTCTTGATTTAGAAGTTTCTGAAGAATTAACAAGAGAGACATTTACTGAAATGACAACTGAATTATTAGTTGTTATTAGAGCTTACATTAGTGGTGAGACACCAGTTGAAGTAGAAGAAACAATACCTACTGTTGAAGTTGCTGAAGAATCATCGGAAGACAATTCATCTGATGATAACTTTTCTGATAACTTTGGCTTATATGATTCTGAAATTGATAATGATAAATTTAATGTTTCATATGGATTTTTCAATGATGATGAAATAGGAAAAGATAATGATCATTATGGTTTTTTTGATGATGCATTAGATAAAAAATCTGAAACTGCAGTTACTCCAGTTATAGAACACGAAGAGAGTGAAGATTTTGGTTTTTTTGATGATATGCCAGAGATTACACCTGATGCAGAAATAAAAGCAAATAATGAAGATCAAGAAAAAGAAATAAATACTCCTACTCAAAAAGTAGTTGAAGCTCCAGCAGAAACTGCTCCAAAAGCCGTTAATGCTGCTCCAAAAGAGCCTGCTAAACCTGCTTCAAAAAGACCTGCACGAGCAGAAAAAGACACAAATAAAAAATCTGCAGCATCAAATAATATTAGAGTTAACCTTGATAAAATTGATTTATTGATGAATAATGTAGGAGATTTAGTTATTACAAATGCAATGCTTACACAATTTTCTACTTCTATTGAAGAAACAAAAACTAGAAATGCAGTATTAGAAAGACTTGAATTATTAGAAAGACATATTAGAGATATGCAAGATTCTATAATGAGTATCAGAATGGTACCAATGGAATCAATTTATTCAAAATTCCCAAAAGTTGTAAGAGATATTTCTAAAAAACTTGATAAAAAAGTTGAGTTCAAACATTTTGGTGATAATGTTGAGATTGATAAAGCTATGATTGAAGGTTTAACTGATCCTTTAATGCACATTATTAGAAACTCTTTAGATCATGGATTAGAAACTCCTGATATTAGAACAGCAAGTGGAAAAGATGAAGTTGGTTCTATTATAATTTCAGCGGAACAAGCTAATGGTCAAATGATTATTACAATTGAAGATGATGGTAAAGGTATTGATGCAACAAAAGTAGCTTTAAAAGCATTAGACCAAGGGCAAATTGATGAAAATCAATATAACACTATGAGTGATAATGAAAAAGCTATGTTGGTATTTGGTGCTGGAGTTTCAACTGCAGACCAAGTTACTGATATTTCTGGTCGTGGTGTTGGAATGGACGTTGTTAAAACAAATATTCAAAAACTTGGTGGTGCAATTAAACTTGATACAACATTAGGTGAGGGTACTATAATAACAATTATGTTACCACTTACTCTTGCAATTCTTGATGGTCTTGATATTGCAGTAGGAGATCAAAAATATATCTTACCTCTAAGTGCAATTGTTGAATCTTTACAACCAACGTCAGATATGATTAAAAAAATTGGTGATGGTTCTCAAGATTTACTAATGTTAAGAGAAGAATTTATTCCAGTGGTTAGAATTCATCAATTATTTGGAGTTGAACCAACATTTGATAACTTAGAAGATGGAATGTTAATTGTTGTTAAATCAGGAACTACAAAAGTAGCTATTTCTATAGATGAATTCCTGAATCAACATCAAGTAGTTGTAAAACCACTTGATAAAAACTTTAGAAGTGTTGAAGGAATAGGGGCAGCCACAGTTAGAGGTGATGGTAGTATTGGTCTTATTCTTGATGTGTTAGGGATTATTAATGCCCAAATCAAAATAGAAAAAACGATGACAACATCGCAAATTGCATCATAA
- a CDS encoding response regulator → MAKLLIVDDSTMLRDMLNYALNEGGYTDVTEAVDGVDGLEKAKAATFDLIITDVNMPNMDGLTLIGELRKLPTYASRPILVLTTERSDEMKAKGKAAGATGWIVKPFVPEQLLKAVNIVLSR, encoded by the coding sequence ATGGCTAAGCTACTAATCGTGGATGACTCTACAATGTTAAGAGATATGCTAAATTATGCACTTAACGAAGGTGGATATACTGATGTAACAGAAGCGGTAGACGGTGTAGATGGTTTAGAGAAAGCTAAAGCAGCAACATTTGATTTAATAATTACTGATGTTAATATGCCAAATATGGATGGATTAACATTAATTGGTGAGTTAAGAAAGCTTCCTACTTATGCTTCACGACCTATTTTAGTTTTAACAACTGAAAGAAGTGATGAAATGAAAGCAAAAGGTAAAGCTGCAGGTGCTACAGGATGGATTGTAAAACCTTTTGTTCCTGAACAATTACTAAAAGCAGTTAATATAGTATTAAGTAGATAA
- a CDS encoding polyribonucleotide nucleotidyltransferase codes for MSTVCEFELNGKQEIFEFGKVAKQANGSVLAKLGNAVVLATVVSEFDNPVSEDFTPLTVQYIEKTYAAAKLPGGFFKREAKPGEFETLTARVIDRSLRPLFPKGYVYPTTITVIVLSADKDVDLQALALNAASAAVYSSNLPIKKSVAGVRVAKIAGEYVVNPPLTKMDESTLDLYVAGTKEELLMIEMKAISSEEMVEVDIEAFSKVHETNEMTEDDLVEAIGIAQKALNEANSTYEVGFSEVCKEIKDVELIEFTISEDLISHVRDTYLEDINAAVKKLAKSERATELKDLAKVISENEYCTSNEIEFADVYEAVSIVKREVVRGMIVNDKVRADGRGLKDVRPISIDTNILPSAHSSCLFTRGETQALVVGTLAGPKDGQMYEVLTEKSANIDNFMLHYNFPGFSVGEAKPMFNVGRRELGHGNLGKRALEATIDKDFGDTIRLVSEILESNGSSSMATVCGGSLALKAAGIPISNLVAGVAMGMVVEGDNYSVLTDIMGLEDHDGDMDFKVAGTNKGITALQMDIKLGGIELSVLKEALLQAKEGRDHILGIMEEAAEEIIPSEALPILEQFAIDPSKFMVIIGKAGATIKEIIEKFSVSIDLDRDTGNVKVSGDNKQNVLDACEHIKSISNNAPARKDHGKKNIDFEKLYTIDQVLTGKVVRIADFGAFVELPKGGEGLLHISKISKQRVKKVEDVLKVDDSVEIKVLKVTRDRIELASSSL; via the coding sequence ATGTCAACAGTATGTGAATTTGAGTTAAATGGAAAACAAGAGATTTTCGAATTTGGAAAAGTTGCTAAACAAGCAAATGGTTCTGTATTAGCAAAATTAGGAAATGCAGTTGTTTTAGCAACAGTTGTTAGTGAATTTGATAATCCAGTATCTGAGGACTTTACTCCTTTAACAGTACAATATATTGAAAAGACATATGCTGCTGCAAAACTTCCTGGAGGGTTTTTTAAAAGAGAAGCAAAACCAGGTGAGTTTGAAACATTGACTGCTAGGGTTATTGACAGAAGTTTAAGACCACTTTTCCCAAAAGGTTATGTTTATCCTACAACAATTACCGTTATTGTTTTAAGTGCTGATAAAGACGTAGATTTACAAGCTCTAGCTTTAAATGCAGCAAGTGCAGCAGTTTATTCATCTAATTTACCAATTAAAAAATCAGTTGCTGGTGTAAGAGTTGCAAAAATTGCTGGTGAATATGTAGTAAATCCTCCTTTAACAAAAATGGATGAATCAACTCTAGACTTATATGTTGCTGGTACAAAAGAAGAATTATTAATGATTGAAATGAAAGCTATTTCTTCTGAAGAGATGGTAGAAGTTGATATTGAAGCATTCTCAAAAGTACATGAAACAAATGAAATGACAGAGGATGATTTAGTTGAAGCAATTGGGATTGCACAAAAAGCACTTAATGAAGCAAATTCAACTTATGAAGTAGGGTTTTCAGAAGTTTGTAAAGAGATAAAAGATGTAGAACTTATAGAATTTACAATTTCTGAAGATTTAATTTCTCATGTAAGAGATACTTATTTAGAAGATATAAATGCGGCTGTTAAGAAACTTGCAAAAAGTGAAAGAGCTACAGAATTAAAAGATTTAGCAAAAGTTATTTCTGAAAATGAATATTGTACTTCAAATGAAATTGAATTTGCTGATGTTTATGAGGCAGTTTCTATTGTAAAAAGAGAAGTTGTTAGAGGTATGATTGTAAATGATAAAGTAAGAGCTGATGGAAGAGGATTAAAAGATGTAAGACCAATTTCTATTGATACAAACATTTTACCTTCTGCTCATTCATCTTGTTTATTTACTAGAGGAGAAACACAAGCTTTAGTTGTTGGAACATTAGCTGGTCCAAAAGATGGACAAATGTATGAAGTATTAACAGAAAAATCTGCAAATATTGATAATTTTATGCTTCATTACAATTTCCCAGGATTTTCAGTTGGTGAAGCAAAACCTATGTTTAATGTAGGAAGAAGAGAACTTGGACATGGAAATTTAGGGAAAAGAGCACTTGAAGCTACTATTGATAAAGATTTTGGAGATACAATTAGATTAGTTTCAGAAATATTAGAATCAAATGGTTCATCTTCTATGGCCACTGTTTGTGGTGGTTCATTAGCTTTAAAAGCTGCAGGAATTCCGATTTCTAATCTTGTTGCAGGTGTAGCAATGGGAATGGTTGTTGAAGGAGATAATTATTCTGTATTAACTGATATTATGGGTCTTGAAGATCACGATGGTGATATGGACTTTAAAGTAGCTGGTACAAATAAAGGTATAACTGCATTACAAATGGATATTAAGCTTGGTGGGATTGAATTATCAGTACTAAAAGAAGCATTACTTCAAGCTAAAGAAGGAAGAGACCATATTTTAGGTATAATGGAAGAAGCAGCAGAAGAAATAATTCCAAGTGAAGCTTTACCTATATTAGAACAGTTTGCAATTGATCCAAGTAAATTTATGGTAATTATTGGAAAAGCTGGTGCAACAATTAAAGAGATTATTGAAAAATTCTCAGTATCTATAGATTTAGACAGAGATACTGGTAATGTGAAAGTTAGTGGAGATAATAAACAAAATGTATTAGATGCTTGTGAACATATCAAATCTATTTCAAATAATGCTCCAGCAAGAAAAGATCATGGAAAGAAAAATATTGATTTTGAAAAACTTTATACTATTGATCAAGTTTTAACTGGAAAAGTTGTGAGAATTGCAGATTTTGGTGCTTTTGTTGAGTTACCAAAAGGTGGAGAAGGATTATTACATATTTCTAAAATTTCAAAACAAAGAGTTAAAAAAGTAGAAGATGTACTTAAAGTAGATGACAGTGTGGAAATAAAAGTTCTAAAAGTAACACGAGATAGAATTGAACTAGCTTCAAGTTCTTTATAG
- a CDS encoding phosphoribosyltransferase — protein sequence MTPDKIYFKNREVAAYRLIDVLPISKMRLEDWIVVATSYGANPIAKIIANELDAKFDIMFSRKVYSPNNEECEVAIVTETEEVVIHEELVKAFDISLDFIFSKSRYIFENELSSCVNKYRKGKKLEKLEHKNVLLIDEGLNTSLTMMACIKTAINLGAKSVSVAIPILPTASINTIESIADDLYYVKSLDHFITIDFYYDQLEEITYEEIKNNKG from the coding sequence ATGACACCTGATAAAATTTATTTCAAAAATAGAGAAGTAGCTGCTTATAGACTAATTGATGTTTTACCAATTAGTAAAATGAGATTGGAAGATTGGATAGTCGTTGCAACTTCATATGGGGCAAATCCAATTGCTAAAATAATTGCAAATGAGTTAGATGCTAAATTTGATATTATGTTCTCAAGAAAAGTATACTCGCCAAATAATGAAGAATGCGAGGTAGCGATTGTTACTGAAACAGAAGAGGTTGTAATCCATGAAGAACTAGTAAAAGCATTTGATATTAGTTTGGATTTTATTTTTTCTAAATCAAGATATATTTTTGAAAATGAATTATCTTCTTGTGTAAATAAATATAGAAAAGGAAAGAAGCTTGAAAAGTTAGAACATAAAAATGTTCTATTAATTGATGAAGGTTTAAATACAAGTTTAACAATGATGGCTTGTATTAAAACAGCTATTAATTTGGGTGCAAAGTCAGTTTCTGTTGCAATACCTATTTTGCCCACAGCTAGTATAAATACAATAGAATCAATAGCAGATGATTTGTATTATGTAAAAAGTTTAGATCATTTTATAACTATAGATTTTTATTATGATCAATTAGAAGAAATTACTTATGAAGAAATTAAAAATAATAAAGGATAA